GATCGCCATCGCGGCGGCAGGCTTCCTCTTGATGGCGAACGAGCGGTCCCTCCCGCCATTGCCGAGACGGCGCTTCGACTGGCTGGGCTTCGTGTTGCTCTCAGGAACCCTCGCCTGTGTCGCATACATTTGCAGCCAGGGAAGTCGCTGGGACTGGTTCGAGGAATCCAGGATAGTCTGGCTGACGGGTGCCGCCGCCGCGACATTCCTGGCATTTGCCGCGCGAGAGCTCGCCGCCGGAGATCGAACTCTCTTCGACTTCGGCGCTTTCCGGACCGACGACTTCACCTTTGCCTTCGTTGTCAGCTTCGTCGCAGGCGCCGCCCTCTTTGGAAGTGCTTTCCTCATCCCCTCATTCGCCGTGTCCGTTCTGGCGTTCACGCCGACTGATGCCGGACAACTCCTGTTTCCGAGCGGCGGCCTGTTCATCGCGGCATTGGTCCTGGCAGCTTTTCTCATGCAAGCGGGGAAGATTCCTCCGATCGCGACGGTGCCGTTCGGCATTCTCTTGATCATGATCGCAATGTGGATGCTCTCCGGCTCGACGAGCCAGAGCGGTTCGAACGACATGATGCTCGCAATCCTCCTGCGGGGATTGGGGCTCGGCTTCCTATTCCTTTCGATCCAGCTCATCGCCTTCTGCGGCCTCCCGAACCAGAGCCTGGCGTCTGGCATCGGCTTGTTCAACGCCGGGCGCCAGTTAGGGGGGTTGATAGGTGTGGCGGCGCTCCAGACGCTTATCGAGCATCACAGCGCGGGAAATCAGGCCGTACTCGGCGCGCATATCACCGCCGGCACGCCGGCCGTCACGGAGCGTATCGCCACCACAACGTCAATGCTTGTCGGCAGAGGAATGGACGCTGCCGCCGCAGGCAAGGCTGCGTTGATGCTTCTGGGTCGCACCGTCGGCGTTCAATCGACCGTTATCGCATTCGATACGGCCTTCAACGCCATTGCTCTGCTCTTCGTTGTGGCCGCACCGTTGCTCATCGCCATCAAGATCGCTCTCTCCCGCGCGGCAAAGGCGCACCGCCGGCGGTCCTCAACATCGGAAGGAACTCGACTTGGACGATGAAGGCATTGAGCGGCCTGAGAACGGACGCATAAAGCGCGGCGACATGCTGCAAAGGCTGAGTGCGAGCCTGAATGACGCGGGCGGCACTGTCATCGGCATCGATCGGATCATTGAGCGCAGCGGATATTCCAGGCCTGACATCCTCTTCACGTTCGGCAGCATCGACGACCTCCTCGTCACGATAGCGGAGCGTAAGGCGGCTTTCCTTTCCGCTCCCCTCCGCGACTGCCGAAGGATCGTCAATCTCCAGTCTGCACGTAGTGTTCTGATCGACTTCGGAAAGCTGGCATGGAATGAATACTCCACCTCCATGATCGCGCTTGTACGTTTGATGATCGCGGAAGGCGCCCGCAGCCCCGATCTGAGAAGACGCGTCTACGACGCCGGCCCGTCCTCCGTCAGCTTCGAACTGAGCCAGTTTTTCACCAAGGCGGACGTGGCGGGCGTACTCAAGGTTCCTGAGACGCATCTGGCGGCGGAGCAGTTGCTCGGAATGCTCAGAGAGCCGCTCTATGAGGCGCTCGTGCTGCATCCGGCCGGCTCATCGGCATCTGACGAGGCGGGCGCGGTCGCGGCCAGCGTCGATCTCGTCCTGCACGGCTGCAAGCGAGGGCGGACGCGATGATCCCGGTCGACGATACGGCGCAGACGCGTGCCGGCTGGCTGCACCGCCGGGACAATCCAGAGCTTGAGCAAAAGGCGGTGACGGGCGTTCCGCGAGACCTCGTCAACAGCATCGACGAGAACGGCTCACTCGTCACCGTCCCGCCGGTCGACTGGATCATCTGCTTCGTTCCGGGCCTTCAGGCGCAATGGTGGCATCGCTTCGTGTTCAGCAATCATAAGCACGTCTTCGCAATGCGACCGACGAGCACCGGAAGTTGGCTTCTCGTCGAACCCTGGTGGACGCGCATGATGGTGACGATCCTGCCGCCGGCGGACGCCGTGAAATTCCTGCGCTGGGGCGGCACCGGCGACATCCTCAGAGTCCGCGAAGCGGTGCCGGGAAACGCCAGCCAGTTCCGCGGCTGGTCGAACTGCGCCGTCCTTGTTGCCTTTGTACTCGGCCGCCGGAGTTGGACCTGGACTCCGCAGGGACTCTTCCGTCGCCTGCTTCGGGAGACGTCAACCCGTCGCGAGAATGTCGAAGATCTGCTCGTCGAGCAGTTCACGAAAGTCATTGGACAGCATTCCGCCAACGCGCTCGCCGTAAGCGCGGACCAGCTATCGCTTCCCTTGGAAGAACTTCTGACGATCATCGGGCGCAACCTGCTCGAAGCGATGATGACGCCTTCGCTTATCGAGGTCTGCTACACAGCGATCCTTGAGGCGGAGCGCTATCCCGCCGCCACACGCGTCTATGCGGAACACGGTCCCAAACGCGCGATAGCCGTCATCTCCAGGATCCTAGAGAGAGCAGTCCGCGACGGGCATATCGAACTCGCCGACTGCGAAGCCGCCGCCCGCCGGTTCCTCGCGA
The nucleotide sequence above comes from Celeribacter indicus. Encoded proteins:
- a CDS encoding DHA2 family efflux MFS transporter permease subunit, yielding MTALAASEPRSVSGQAGWMLIAGIVLAAITEAVASTVLSLGRGDIIGDTYATPDEFAWLDIGYTALKLMGFIAAPWFIARFDPRRLVLASTLTMAAACLFAAFTVDLETLVVLRVLQGFSGGILLVSGQTLLFLAYPRSQQPFVQALFAMGSVVAPATLAPALQGWLLDNRSWTWIFFANAPIAIAAAGFLLMANERSLPPLPRRRFDWLGFVLLSGTLACVAYICSQGSRWDWFEESRIVWLTGAAAATFLAFAARELAAGDRTLFDFGAFRTDDFTFAFVVSFVAGAALFGSAFLIPSFAVSVLAFTPTDAGQLLFPSGGLFIAALVLAAFLMQAGKIPPIATVPFGILLIMIAMWMLSGSTSQSGSNDMMLAILLRGLGLGFLFLSIQLIAFCGLPNQSLASGIGLFNAGRQLGGLIGVAALQTLIEHHSAGNQAVLGAHITAGTPAVTERIATTTSMLVGRGMDAAAAGKAALMLLGRTVGVQSTVIAFDTAFNAIALLFVVAAPLLIAIKIALSRAAKAHRRRSSTSEGTRLGR
- a CDS encoding TetR/AcrR family transcriptional regulator C-terminal domain-containing protein, giving the protein MIPVDDTAQTRAGWLHRRDNPELEQKAVTGVPRDLVNSIDENGSLVTVPPVDWIICFVPGLQAQWWHRFVFSNHKHVFAMRPTSTGSWLLVEPWWTRMMVTILPPADAVKFLRWGGTGDILRVREAVPGNASQFRGWSNCAVLVAFVLGRRSWTWTPQGLFRRLLRETSTRRENVEDLLVEQFTKVIGQHSANALAVSADQLSLPLEELLTIIGRNLLEAMMTPSLIEVCYTAILEAERYPAATRVYAEHGPKRAIAVISRILERAVRDGHIELADCEAAARRFLAMLRGDIHLQAVLQIGRPPTPTELDLRARTAVKLFLNGARAERTANHVTE
- a CDS encoding TetR/AcrR family transcriptional regulator; the encoded protein is MDDEGIERPENGRIKRGDMLQRLSASLNDAGGTVIGIDRIIERSGYSRPDILFTFGSIDDLLVTIAERKAAFLSAPLRDCRRIVNLQSARSVLIDFGKLAWNEYSTSMIALVRLMIAEGARSPDLRRRVYDAGPSSVSFELSQFFTKADVAGVLKVPETHLAAEQLLGMLREPLYEALVLHPAGSSASDEAGAVAASVDLVLHGCKRGRTR